In the genome of Schistocerca piceifrons isolate TAMUIC-IGC-003096 chromosome X, iqSchPice1.1, whole genome shotgun sequence, one region contains:
- the LOC124722574 gene encoding splicing factor 3A subunit 2-like, whose amino-acid sequence MEGAVREIQECSDEKPAKAAGGMDIPQGHDTGGDPPTTGGDPPTTGGDPPTTGGDPPTTGGDPPTTGGDPPTTGGDPPTTGGDPPTTGGDPPTTGGDPPTTGGDPPTTGGDPPTTGGDPPTTGGDPPTTGGDPPTTGGDPPTTGGDPPTTGGDPPTTGGDPPTTGGDPPTMGGDPPTMGGDPPTMGGDSPTMGGDSPTMGGDSPSRGARLVLLMQMSSPLEIVGGRKEAH is encoded by the coding sequence ATGGAGGGAGCTGTAAGAGAAATACAAGAATGCTCCGATGAAAAACCGGCGAAGGCAGCAGGTGGAATGGACATACCTCAAGGACATGACACGGGCGGCGACCCCCCCACCACGGGCGGCGACCCCCCCACCACGGGCGGCGACCCCCCCACCACGGGCGGCGACCCCCCCACCACGGGCGGCGACCCCCCCACCACGGGCGGCGACCCCCCCACCACGGGCGGCGACCCCCCCACCACGGGCGGCGACCCCCCCACCACGGGCGGCGACCCCCCCACCACGGGCGGCGACCCCCCCACCACGGGCGGCGACCCCCCCACCACGGGCGGCGACCCCCCCACCACGGGCGGCGACCCCCCCACCACGGGCGGCGACCCCCCCACCACGGGCGGCGACCCCCCCACCACGGGCGGCGACCCCCCCACCACGGGCGGCGACCCCCCCACCACGGGCGGCGACCCCCCCACCACGGGCGGCGACCCCCCCACCACGGGCGGCGACCCCCCCACCATGGGCGGCGACCCCCCCACCATGGGCGGCGACCCCCCCACCATGGGCGGCGACTCCCCCACCATGGGCGGCGACTCCCCCACCATGGGCGGCGACTCCCCTTCCCGAGGTGCACGATTGGTGCTGCTGATGCAGATGAGCTCGCCTCTAGAGATTGTGGGTGGAAGAAAGGAGGCCCATTAA